The window TCTACTGGCTGGGCTGTTGGCGGAGCTGTCAGCGAACAGCATTCGCTGGTGCTGGTTCCGAAGTCACCGATTCCTCTCGGGGAGGGCGAGTCCCTGCGTCTGACAATCGACCAGCGGTCAAAGCACAAGAATCATCTGCTCGGCAGCTTCCGACTAAGTCAAACGGCTGACACATCTTCGATTGAGCGATCTCGCGTTCCATCCATGTTGCTGGATATCGTTGAGACGAAAGTCAGTGATCGAAGCGCTGGGCAGGCAGCTGACCTGGCAGCCTACTTTCGTCGCACAATTGCCCCATCACTTGATGCAACACGAAAGTTGCTTGCAAAAGCAGAAAAGCAACTCAGCGAGATGAAGCCGGCGACTTCAGTGCCGATCTTTCGCGAACTGGCAAACAACCGACGAGTCACACACCTTCAGTATCGCGGAAGTTACCTGGATAAAGGCCCTGAGGTCACGGAAGGTGTTCCTGCCGCACTTTATCCCATGAAAGATTCACTGCTGACAGTGGATTCCGGTGGTCGGCCAAACCGACTGGCACTTGCGAGATGGCTGGTTGACAGCGACAACCCACTTACGGCACGCGTGCTCATGAATCGTTACTGGGAATCATTGTTCGGTCGCGGAATCGTCGTCACCAGCGAAGAGTTCGGATCACAGGGCGAACTGCCAACACATCCTGACTTGCTGGACTGGCTGGCCGTTGAAGCCATTGAGAACCACTGGGACAGAAAGGCCCTGATCAAGCTGATCGTGACTTCTGCGACATATCGGCAGAGCTCAAAAGTAACGGCCGAGAGCTTCGCCCTCGATTCGGATAATCGATGGCTGGCCCGCGGACCACGGGTTCGTCTGTCGGCAGAAGCAGTTCGTGACCAGGCGCTGGCCGTTTCAGGGCTGCTGAGCCGCAGGATGTATGGTCCACCTGTGAAGCCTCCGCAGCCTAACTCCGGATTGAATGCTGCATTTGGAAGTTCCACTGACTGGCAGACCAGCACAGGAGAAGATCGCTATCGGCGAGCGATCTACACAACATGGCGTCGCAGCAATCCTTATCCGTCGATGGCCACTTTTGATGCACCCAATCGCGAAGTGTGCACCATTCGACGTAACAGAACCAACACTCCGCTGCAGTCACTTGTTACGCTCAACGATCCTGTCTTCGTCGAAGCGGCTCAGGCACTGGCTCGCCTCGCACTAAGTCATGCGGATGCGACCGACGATCAGCTTGCGTATGCCTTCCAGAAATGTCTGCTGCGACTTCCCGCAGATCATGAACGACAGGCTCTGAGGGACTTGTATGAAGACGTGGTGAATCAACTCAAAGATCAACCTGAAGAAGCAAAACGGCTGGCATCTGACCCTTTGGGAGAACTACCCGCAGGTCTGGACCCAATCGATGCCGGAGCAATGACTGTGGTTGGAAATGTCATCCTGAATCTGGATGAGATGTTTCTGAAACGATAAGCACCGGAATCCGTCCCGCCGAACATCCGATACAATTCTGTTTAAGACGAAACAACCAAAATGAATGCAACTGACTGGCTCAGGGCTCAGCAGTCACAACTGGCTGAGCAGACGAGACGACATTTCATGGGAACAAGCGGCCTCGGTCTTGGTGCGATGGCACTCTCGTCAATGACGGGCCTGTCCACTGCCACATCTGCCAGCCGCGTGGCGGCAGACGATGTTCCAATCAGCTCCATGTCGCCGCTGGAAGAGCGTCGACCCCATTTTGATGCCAGAGCCAAACGAGTCATTTACCTGCACCTGACCGGTTCGCCGCCAAATCTTGATCTCTACGACTACAAACCCGAGTTGGTCAGGCGTTCGGGAGAAGACTGTCCCGCAGAATTCCTCAAGGGACGAACCTTCGCCTTCACTTCCGGTGTACCCAAATTGCTGGGCACGCCGCGGAAGTTCGCCCAGTATGGTGAATCCGGTACCTGGCTCTCTGATGCGGTGCCGAACTTTCATGGCATCGCAGATGACATGTGTTTCATCCATTCCATGTACACGGAACAGTTCAATCATGCGCCTGCGGAACTGTTGATTTACACGGGTTCACCGCGTTCCGGTCGTCCATCAATGGGCGCCTGGGCAACTTACGGGCTTGGCACCGAGAACCAGGATCTGCCGGGATTCGTCGTTCTGATCAGCAGTGGCGTGCAGCCAAACGGGGGAGCGAATTCCTACGGCAGTGGATTTCTCCCGTCCGTGTTTCAGGGTGTCCAGTGTCGATCAAAGGGTGATCCGGTTCTATACGCATCCGATCCGGCAGGGATGGATCGAGCCCTGCGCCGGCGATCGCTGGACGCACTGAAACAACTGAATGAATTTCAGATGCAGCAACTGGGGCACCCTGAAACCCTGACCCGCATCGCCCAGTATGAACTGGCCTACCGTATGCAGGCTTCCGTACCTGAAGTAATGGACATCACCAGGGAAACCAAAGAAACGCAGGACGCCTACGGAGCAACGCCGGGGCAAGCAAGCTTCGCAAATAATTGCCTGCTGGCGCGACGTCTGGTTGAACAGGGCGTGCGCTTCGTTCAATTGTTCGACTGGGGTTGGGATTTCCACGGTACCGGGCCGGGCGAAGGACTGACCGATGGACTGACTAACAAATGGGCGAAGACAGATCGGCCTATTGCCGCGCTGATCAGAGATTTGAAGCAACGGGGCATGTTGCAGGATACTCTGATCATCTGCGGTGGAGAATTTGGTCGAACGCCGTTCCGCGAAGGCCGGACAGCCGCCAGCAAAGTACTGGGCCGCGATCACTATCCTGATTGTTTTACGATGTGGATGGCGGGTGGCGGTGTAAAGGGTGGATTCAACTACGGGCAGACAGATGAGCTTGGGTTTGGCGTTGTCGAAAACAAGGTACATGTCCACGATCTGCAGGCCACCATCATGCACTTGCTGGGATTCGATCATGAACGCCTCACTTATCGATTTCAGGGGCGGGACTACCGCCTAACAGATGTTCACGGCCACGTGTTACAGGATGTCCTTGCGTAAACTGATGGGGCGAAAGGCGGAAGCCCCGCAAGGACACGTTTGCGAGGCGTTTCAGACTCCGGGGCCCACCGCGGGAATTCAATCCAATGAAATGGCGATGTTGTTCATGCGTAGCGGCCTGTGGGTTCCTGCTGTGCGGCCTGTTTCTAAACCCTTTGTCTGCTACACCTGCCAATGGTCAGGAAGACGCTTCAACGAAGCAGCCCGGCATTCCGGTCGACCATGCAAAACGCATGCAGCAGGGACTGCAATTGTTTCGCGAACGTGTACGACCGATCCTGACAGAGCACTGTCTTGATTGTCACGGCGGCGAATCGATCAAGGCAGATTTTGATCTGTCATCGCGTGATTCCCTTCTGGCAAGCGGCTTTGTTGGTGAATCTGCCAAAGACAGTTATCTTCTTCAGCTGATCAAACACGAAGCGGAACCACACATGCCGCTGAAGGCTGACAAGCTTTCTGAGACAGACATCGAAGTCATTCGAAACTGGATTCATCTCGGTGCGCCCTATGACAAGCCGCTGGCGGAGCAAAGGGTTCGACAATCAGCAACGATGGAAGTCACTGATTCGGATCGCCGCTTCTGGGCATTCCAGCCATTAAGTGCGGTACCAATTCCTGAAGTGGATCACGTCGAATGGTGCCGGACTCCCATCGATCGGTTTATCCTTTCAGCACAGGAAAAAGTGGGCCTCCTGCCGAACGGCCCGGCCGCATCTCGCAACTTAGTGCGCAGAGCTGCCGTTGATTTGCATGGGCTGCCCGCCACGATGGAAGAAGTAAGTGAATTAGAGCAGCAGGCAAGCCCGGATGCCTGGGAAAACCTGGTGTCACGGCTTCTCGATTCGCCGCATTATGGCGAACGCTGGGCGCGACACTGGATGGACATTGCCCGATTTGCAGAATCGCATGGCTACGAACAGGACTACGATCGACCGAATGCCTATCACTATCGCGATTTCCTGATCCGCGCGTTCAACGAGGATCTGCCGTTTGACCAGTTCGTTCAGTGGCAGCTTGCCGGCGACGAACTCGCCCCTGAGAATCCCCTGGCCATGATGGCGACGGGATTCCTTGGTGCCGGGGCATTCCCAACACAGCTGACGGAAGCAGAATTTGAATCTGCACGCTACGACGAACTTGACGACATGGTCGCCACCACCGGAGTGGCCTTCCTCGGACTTTCCGTTGGTTGTGCTCGTTGCCACGACCACAAGTTTGATCCGATTCCTTCAGTCGACTACTACCGAATGGCTTCGAATTTCACTTCGACAATCCGAAGTGAAATTGAACTCGACCTGGACCCCAAAGCCAACCAGAGACGAAGGAAGGAATGGGAAGAACGCCTGACAGAATTGCAGGAGGATCTGGCGGCATTCGAACAAACGGAAGTACCGGCGTTGTTCGCAGCCTGGCTGCCGGGTTATATCCCTGGCGACTCCGTCTCCGACTGGGAAACACTCACTGTTTCATCGGTTTCGGCTGAGAATCAATCGAAGTTTGAGTTGCAGGAAGACGCCAGCTGGCTTGCTGTTGGCAAGGCGCCCAATAAAGACATCGTGACAATCACCGCAGAGTCACGGGGAAAAACAGCCGGGGCACTGCGACTGGAGACGCTGGTTCACGATTCTCTGCCCAATCAGGGCCCGGGGCGTGCGGCCAACGGGAACTTCGCTCTGGGCGACATCCGGATTTCGGTAGTACCTCTGGCACGCAGCTCAGAACCGGTCGATATCAGGCTGGTAACTGCCCGGGCTACACATCAACAAAATGAGGATTCGCTCAGCGTTAACGCCTCAATCGATGACGATCCGATTTCCGGGTGGGCTGTCGATGGGGGTGGTATCGGTAAAGATCAGGCAGCGGTCTTCGATTTTGCCGAAACGATTGGGTCGGATCGAGGGCACCGATGGACCATCGTGCTGCGCCAACAGCATCCAAATACTCAGCACGCGATCGGTCGGTTTCGTTTCTCCATTGGAAACAAGGCGGGGTTGGCTGCCACTGTTGGAGACAGCGGTGTTGATCCTGCGATAGCAAACTCGCTGGAAGTGGCTCAGACGAATGGCGATCAGACAGCGGAAGCGTGGAAGATTGCCCAGCGATGGTTTGCAACGACGCTTCCGGAGTGGCAGAAACGCCACCAGGCGCTTCAGCAACACAAGGCAAAAGGCCCGGATATCCGATTGACCCGGGTGATGGTGACAAGCGAGGGACTGCCGAAGATGTCCCACCATGCTGATGGTCGCGGCTTTCCCCATTTTTATCCGCAAACCTTTATTCTGAATCGGGGAGACGTGCATCAGA is drawn from Planctomycetaceae bacterium and contains these coding sequences:
- a CDS encoding DUF1501 domain-containing protein yields the protein MNATDWLRAQQSQLAEQTRRHFMGTSGLGLGAMALSSMTGLSTATSASRVAADDVPISSMSPLEERRPHFDARAKRVIYLHLTGSPPNLDLYDYKPELVRRSGEDCPAEFLKGRTFAFTSGVPKLLGTPRKFAQYGESGTWLSDAVPNFHGIADDMCFIHSMYTEQFNHAPAELLIYTGSPRSGRPSMGAWATYGLGTENQDLPGFVVLISSGVQPNGGANSYGSGFLPSVFQGVQCRSKGDPVLYASDPAGMDRALRRRSLDALKQLNEFQMQQLGHPETLTRIAQYELAYRMQASVPEVMDITRETKETQDAYGATPGQASFANNCLLARRLVEQGVRFVQLFDWGWDFHGTGPGEGLTDGLTNKWAKTDRPIAALIRDLKQRGMLQDTLIICGGEFGRTPFREGRTAASKVLGRDHYPDCFTMWMAGGGVKGGFNYGQTDELGFGVVENKVHVHDLQATIMHLLGFDHERLTYRFQGRDYRLTDVHGHVLQDVLA
- a CDS encoding PSD1 and planctomycete cytochrome C domain-containing protein, which translates into the protein MKWRCCSCVAACGFLLCGLFLNPLSATPANGQEDASTKQPGIPVDHAKRMQQGLQLFRERVRPILTEHCLDCHGGESIKADFDLSSRDSLLASGFVGESAKDSYLLQLIKHEAEPHMPLKADKLSETDIEVIRNWIHLGAPYDKPLAEQRVRQSATMEVTDSDRRFWAFQPLSAVPIPEVDHVEWCRTPIDRFILSAQEKVGLLPNGPAASRNLVRRAAVDLHGLPATMEEVSELEQQASPDAWENLVSRLLDSPHYGERWARHWMDIARFAESHGYEQDYDRPNAYHYRDFLIRAFNEDLPFDQFVQWQLAGDELAPENPLAMMATGFLGAGAFPTQLTEAEFESARYDELDDMVATTGVAFLGLSVGCARCHDHKFDPIPSVDYYRMASNFTSTIRSEIELDLDPKANQRRRKEWEERLTELQEDLAAFEQTEVPALFAAWLPGYIPGDSVSDWETLTVSSVSAENQSKFELQEDASWLAVGKAPNKDIVTITAESRGKTAGALRLETLVHDSLPNQGPGRAANGNFALGDIRISVVPLARSSEPVDIRLVTARATHQQNEDSLSVNASIDDDPISGWAVDGGGIGKDQAAVFDFAETIGSDRGHRWTIVLRQQHPNTQHAIGRFRFSIGNKAGLAATVGDSGVDPAIANSLEVAQTNGDQTAEAWKIAQRWFATTLPEWQKRHQALQQHKAKGPDIRLTRVMVTSEGLPKMSHHADGRGFPHFYPQTFILNRGDVHQKNAVAAPGFLQVLKPAEAQESDWQVKPQSGHGRTSFRRAALANWMTDSRTGAGALVARVIVNRLWQHHFGRGLVTTPNDFGVSGERPTHPELLEWLANDLVENGWRLKRLHHMIMTSAVYMQSAEQDEQRAAVDRENTLLWRWTPRRVEAEVIRDSMLAVSGQLDRTMYGPGTLDQKMTRRSVYFFVKRSQLIPMMMLFDWPEHLVSIGQRPTTTIAPQALMFMNNPQGRAWSSAMARRLPADSPHEAIQTAWQMALARRPTSEEQAALEKFLEQQLDDYRRRNIPEPMLNALTDLCQTLMSMNEFVYID